ccaaattGCTCATTCCTAAACCTTAAATGTCCATTTAAGACATATTTCTGTGTAAATTTTCCATCCCTCTGCTCTAACCGGGAAGATAACAGGAGATTATTTCTGAAGTGTACCCTTCTTGAGATCCAGAACCATCTCCACACTGAAATTAAGAGTTGGCTGCAGGAGTGGACCTATCACATACGAGGGATTTATGGCCACCAGGTCAATCCCGTTTTCCTTAGCAAATTTCCAAGCCGCCTCCTCTGCTAAAGTTTTCGAAAGAAAATACCATTCCTGAAAAGTTGATAATAGACCACATGTCAAGGCGAAAcatttcattttgttcttactaCGCGTGAATAATAGTTGAAAAGTTTTCGAAAGAAAATACCATTCCTTAAAAGTTGATAACAGACAACATGTCAAGGCCAAACATTACGCGTAAATAATAGGTGAAACTTGGAAGATAaatgggctaaatacaaattactactctgtggtttaagtccaaaatcaattcagtccctgaaattctaatttcatcaaaaacacccctgcactttcaattttaatctaataggtctaatttgttagctttccgacaattgagttatttaatttgttaatgtggctcatatatgacatatgttttatgatgtggtgtcgaggtggtctgcatagtcaatttaagagtgagtcctactaataaaaataaatagtttttcaacaaataatccaactataacttgaacccataacagaatattaacgaattggatctattagatcaaaattgaaagtgcaggggtgtttttgatgaaattagaagtaccggaactgaattgattttggatctaaaccacagggtactaactagtatttagcccaagaTAAATTTAGTATTGGAATAGACATACATACCTTCAACTCCTCACAAACAAGTGGATCAGAAAACCATGTTTCATCAACTACCACATTAGAGGTCAGAGGTCTTCCATTGAGTACAACTGCCGCCATGGAAGATGTTAAAACTACCCTCTTGATTGTTGGAAATTTCACGCACGATTTAAGAACATTAAGTGTTCCCTTTACTGCAGGATCAATCAGTTCTGCCTAAGATGTGGAgcaaaaagaattaattatcgAGTACCGTAAGTTATTTCTCTAATAAGCAAATATGATAAAGGTTTAAATGATGGCAAAGCATTTAAAGCATGTAGAAAAGTAGTCACGGAGATCGGATGAACCTGTGGGTCGCTGATCGATGAAAATAGTACCGGAGATGCTGTGTGGAAAACACCTTCACATCCATCTACTACAAGGTCAAAAGACCCCTCTTCTAACAAGTctgctttgaacaaatgaagcctTTCCTTTGCTCCCTCTAGTGAGAGCAAGTGTTCTGTTTTCTTCGGATTATCTGTGGCATATACACAAACGGAATAACTGGTCAGTTTAACAGAGCTACGTTACTTCAAATGCTTAGACCCTACTATTCTGTTGTGTTGAACGAAAACTTATGGAAAGAAAGGAATTTATAGTAGTGACACTGACTTGGGTCACGAACGGTGGCTTTGACTACATAACCTCGCTGTAACAAGAGTTTCACCAGCCATGAAGCTATGAAACCAGAAGCTCCTGTAACACACACAACCTTCCTTTCTCCACTCATCTCTGATTAATTTGTGTCTGTATACCTATCTCTTTGTCTTTGGCTTGCTAGCTAGCTTGcttccacatatatatatatttgtggagCAACGTTCTCATCTTAATtagaacaaaaatataaacactGGTGGCTGGCTGGCTGGTTAGCAAATTGTTTATTAAGAAAGGTTCTGTCTTGTTTATTACTTAATTTGTCCCATAAAGATCACTAAAATACATAAAATCAGCAATGATAGAGTCTTCACTTGGAGATTAGGACGTGTTGCGTATCTGTAATAAACTAGTTGTGGATCCTCTAAAGACCTTGAAAGCATTACTTTCATTGAGAAACTGGTGATTCAAGAACAAAATTGGAAAAAGTCCAGTATCTTTAGCTGTCTGGGGTACGTGGTCGATTTGTTCtttgcttttgaatttttttttggctcAAAAAGTTCATTTCATACATACTGGCCTGTTTTGAATCCAGTATCCACATTTGAAATCTGCCTCATGTTCAACAGCTCAACCTGGTTTCCATTTGCAATGTCATACTCATACCCTCGTCACAAAATCGTCAATTGTTATGTGCTAGCTGCTGCTCATAAAGTTTTATCTCGATCATTTATCTCCGTTTTTCACTTGCATATGTGTGTTTCATAGTAATAAAGTAACTTATTGCTAGTGATTAGTGAATAACAACCCTTTTGTTATTAGTCTTTTACTATTTCATCAGTTGGGGAACAGGGAATACGAACTTGAGTATTATGTGTGGGATCGAGGACATTTGGAATTCGGATCCTCCAATGATTTTGTGTGCTGGGAAGGAGGTTTAGCATGCATACAGGTTATTTCCGGTTCCTAAATTAGAGGAGGGTTGTCGTCAAAAAAACATTAGAGGGGGGTTTTTGAGAGACAGACATATAGGTCACATTATTGTGTTATTATTTGTAGTGGTGCGTGTGACTGGAGATGTGGTATTTGTGGCTCTTATATCAGAAGTGTGCAGAAGGAAGCTGACACCTGTTAAGAGTTGAGAGGAGAACGTGTTGATTACGCCAGAAGAGAGATTAGTAAGAAACATTGTGGCAAGAATTCACTAGCGACTTGTACCAGTTTATACGTTAGAGCTTGGTTACAAATTATGCTAGTGAGGTTTAAAAACGCTGCTATCTTAGTCTGTTGTAATTAACGTGAGATATGATAGTGATGTTCTTGAGAGAGTCTTAGTGAAGATTAGTAAGAAACATTGTGATTAGAGTGAAGGGTATAACTACTGATCATATATATCAGAGAGATTTTGCTTGAGTGTAATTCTGAGTGTTCTTATAATACAAATTCTTTTCTACTTCATTGTGAGTTAATATATCCTGACCCATAATTCTAATATATTGTCCTTAGAAGAATGACCATTTCTTTATAAATTATTCCCAAATTAGGCTAATGGCAAGATCTTTCTAAGACATCAAACAATCACTCCACACTTCGTTAGGTTGTGAAGTATAAAAGCAATGTTGACTTGAAATTATTATATATTGTTGTCTACAAACTTCAGAAAATGATGGGATCAAAATTTTTAATGGACAGAAAGATGCTTGCGATGCTTCTTAATTTACTCAATCAGGTATGGATCTACATTCTGCACATAAATTCAAAGAAGTCGGGATGCAGAGGCGCCGGAATAATATTATTTTCATAGTTATCTGTTTGGATTTTAGCTTAAAACAAACTTCAATTGTCAATATGTGACCAATTATTGCAATAATACAGATTATTACAACGCACTACCAATAATGACCAAAATGAGATAAACTTAGTTTTTGGACATTTGCTGCTTTCTCTGTTCAACTCTAGGTATTTTTAAAggagagtgaaattcacactcgtcattttacaatctacattttatgtttcattttttggtaacttaaatttttgtctttagtaacttagttttgtgtttttatgagaatttcaatcaaaaaagtaaagaaagagtgtggattgtaaaatggggaGTGTGAGTTTCACTCCCCTTTTTCAATTCTTAATCATATCCTCTTTTCAAATTCATCAAACGGTTCAAAGCAaaggaaaaaatgaaaatatataaaataattaatcCTTTTGTTGATTGTATTATTGTTTTATAATTAGAGCATCTGCAATAGGCTCCTATTTGAACTCTTTAGACAATAGACAATATTTAAGAAGAAGTTAAAAAAAGGCTTCAACCACGCTTTCCTACTACGCTCTCAAAATAGGGAAATTGCTAAGATCTCTTAAATTTAAGTAGAGAAAAGGTGACTTTCAAGAGACTCCTAACGCAT
This portion of the Rosa chinensis cultivar Old Blush chromosome 1, RchiOBHm-V2, whole genome shotgun sequence genome encodes:
- the LOC112192039 gene encoding phenylacetaldehyde reductase isoform X1, which encodes MSGERKVVCVTGASGFIASWLVKLLLQRGYVVKATVRDPSQYNPKKTEHLLSLEGAKERLHLFKADLLEEGSFDLVVDGCEGVFHTASPVLFSSISDPQAELIDPAVKGTLNVLKSCVKFPTIKRVVLTSSMAAVVLNGRPLTSNVVVDETWFSDPLVCEELKEWYFLSKTLAEEAAWKFAKENGIDLVAINPSYVIGPLLQPTLNFSVEMVLDLKKDIDGVTSANYTSTDVRDVASAHIQAFEVPSASGRYCLVANVTPIHEALKILKELHPTLCPTEICEQDIPSAPQYQISQEKAKSLGLDFLPLEVSLRDTIECLKEKGFLEA
- the LOC112192039 gene encoding phenylacetaldehyde reductase isoform X2, coding for MSGERKVVCVTGASGFIASWLVKLLLQRGYVVKATVRDPNNPKKTEHLLSLEGAKERLHLFKADLLEEGSFDLVVDGCEGVFHTASPVLFSSISDPQAELIDPAVKGTLNVLKSCVKFPTIKRVVLTSSMAAVVLNGRPLTSNVVVDETWFSDPLVCEELKEWYFLSKTLAEEAAWKFAKENGIDLVAINPSYVIGPLLQPTLNFSVEMVLDLKKDIDGVTSANYTSTDVRDVASAHIQAFEVPSASGRYCLVANVTPIHEALKILKELHPTLCPTEICEQDIPSAPQYQISQEKAKSLGLDFLPLEVSLRDTIECLKEKGFLEA